The genomic window CAAAAAGcatatcaaatttatttaatcaaagttttatgtgacatgagagccttcagaaatgaagaaagtcccagggaaaactatttttatgcttaggttagATGAAGAATGGATagctgtgtagaaatgtgattggacatagggtatgatctaatggtaagaGACTGAGGGGACAGAAACCCAGCAAGCCTTGTCtgtttagattcttcttggcttctctgtGGAGCATTTCTAGaacccctctggaatgagggtcatcaaggagaagggagaagggagagagtgacCTTTCTAGGTTTTATAGCTTGCTTTCAGGAAAGGGGTTTtagtttctatgacccaccttggggaagaattctggtttctatgactgtttTGAGGGAACAAGAAGGGCAGGAGATAGGAAGATGGGAGAAGGCCAGAgagagactttgcttctgaggTTCTTTCAATCttcttcagttcaaaatactGAGCATGCTAAACTGCCATACTTTGGGCTATCACGTTCTGAGCCCTAACAATGCCATCTCCCTTTGAGCATAAAATGATAAGAGTTCATCTAGGCTTCATTAGGAGTCAGTAAGACTAAGTGGGTGGATATAGGGGTAAAAGTTTTCCttttgccctctgaaggtttgctgaaacgAACTGAGGATGGATTAATAGTGTCACCAAACCAAACTGAGGTCTGGCCACCCAGCGCAGTAAAGCCAGACACTGAAGCCGAGAGCTGCAGTGGGAGAAAGGCGAAtctttgttgctttttgtttttcatagtcAAGTTCTTAAGCTTATATATCAAAAAGGTACTTTCTAATAAACTTTGTCCCTGGTCAACATTCCTTTAGAAATATTGTGGCTGGCTTAATCaaagtgttattttaaaacaagggtTTAGaagaaaaccaattaaaaatgtattcaatgtACCTATTACTATAGGATCCAGAAGACTGTGGCTTTCAAAACAAACCAGATTCAACagtgttaaaacaaaacaaacaaacaccaccactggctgggggcagtggctcatgactgtaatcctagcactttgggaagccaaggtgggaggatcagcttgagcccaggagtttgagaccagcctgggcaacacagcaaggccccgtatctacaaaaaacagaaaatttagccaggtggggtggcatgtaccggtagtcccagctactcgggatgcggGGCAGGAACATtgcttaagcccagtagtttgaggttgcagtgagctatgatgaaaccACTACAGGTTtacctgggcaagagagcaagaccttgtctcaaaaacaaaaaaaaaaaccctccaaaaaTGCTGCTATGCTTTCACGGAATTTATCCCACATATATACTTGCACATGTATGAAATAACATACTTACAAAAATAGTGCAGTATCTTTACAGTAGTAAAGATTGAAAAGAATCTACAAGTTTGTCAATAGGGGACTGGCTAAATGtacatttggtttatccattcactggACTGCTACACAGTTGTTAAAATGAATAAGGTGGCCCTACACGTATCAATATAGCTCTAATATTGAAGGAAAAACACAAAGTACAGAACAGTTATAATTTATGTACAAAAAGATGAttacacgcacacatacatatttatacatatgtactTACACATACTTGGGTAGTGCACTGAATATTTCTGAACTGTGGAACAAAAATGGTGTTTAAATGGGAGTCAGAtgagaaaaagacatttcttttcaCTCTATAATccgtttgcttttttctttaattaactctcaaaataaatgtgtatttttttgttcctggaaggataaataaaaacttttttcaagaatatttatccttggggaaggaaagggcttttgattttcatttaacaCCATTTCATTGATTGTCTAACATGTATgtgttagttttatttaaaatatgatttaactGGCAGTggaattatagaaaatttttttctctttatgcattcttaaaactaatttttttttctttaaaaaaaaaaaaactgtgctgGCCATCATTCTCTGTTGTTCAGGAAACACTACCAGGGTCATCATCTGTAGAGGCCAATATTCCACTAAGGTTTAGATTTATGCAGAGTGTACCTCTTTTGGAAAGCTTTTAAATCCAACTTTAGTGGCTTAAATGTAACGCCTTTTGCCTTGTAATACCCTCACATGTCATTTCCTCAAGTTCTAGTAAAATGCTTAGGAAAGGCATAGTCTTTTCACAAATTGGCTTCTTAAAGATACAATTTCCTGGGCCCTGACTGTCCATTAAGAGAGGAGACAACAAAATGCTTTCTAAAGGTGCCAGGAGTGAACAGTGTGAAGAAATGGCATGAAGAGTGAATTAGTTTCACAATGTGAATATTGAAACACAAATCCATGCTTCAAAGGAACAGTTGGTAAGAAATTACTTGTTTCTACAAGTAAGCTAAATCTATTCACTTTTATACAGACATACTTTCTTcacataacattttctttttaattctacatgaggctgggtgcaatggctcatgcatggattcccagcactttgggaggccaaggcaggattgcttgaggccaggagtttgagaccagcctggacaacatagtgagaccctgcctctacagaaataaaactaaaactaaaactaaaaataagttaGCTGGCTGCAGTGGTGTATTCCTGTAGTTCTAGCTAGTTGAGAGGATAGgttgggaggaatgcttgagttcCAGGTTAAAGTAagctatgattaggccactgcactccagcctgggtgagaccctgtctcaaaaaaaacacacaaaaaaacccaccaacaaAAACTACATGAAATTAGTTTTCATGCTTCCAGTTAATTACCCTTCTAAAGATatatttgattcttcttttctgGCTCATATAAAGTACAGAGAAGTTAATGATAGAGGAAGCCAAGAGGAAGGAGCAAAAgcatgttttcttcctcttcagaCTTCCTGTCTCCCTCTAGTATCCTTTATTAGCAGATTTTTAACAAGGAACAGCCAGTAAAGAAATGTGGTTTGCAGAATTCCAGGCCCAGTGTCACAAGAATATAGGAGGATCTGTTTGGAACTGAAAGAGGATAACTTAACAAATAGTGCACGTTCATACtttctttatacaaaattttattaatccatatgaaatcttatttttatgctTCTAATAGTATTAATGGTTCTAAAGGAACTCTTGTTTTTTCGAGATCATATGCAATATGAGATaggtaattttaaataacaaatctaACCAATAAGTATGCGAGCATCCATGAAGAGTACATTAGGCTCTGAGAAATTTATGATATTAAGAGTCTATTATGTGTGAACAATGTGTTAAACACAAGATGAAAAGACAGACAACGCCTTATGCCCTCATggattttggggaaaaaaggctaCTTTTTTCTGTCTATACTGTCCCTGAAAATCAAAATCCAGATCTAATTAACAGATAATTCTGATTAAAAACTCAACACTTAAAACCCActgaatcttaaaaaaatctttaaaagctaTTAACTTCAGTATGGTTATAAGAAAGAACAATgatatactctggtttctcttcagatggTATAAATCTTTCGCTTTTTACTAAAAAAGCAACAATACGGAGAACCACTTCTTTATTTAAAGTAAGATAGAATTTATAGGTCTCTAATACTAGCAGAATAATaaaaggctattttttaaaataacattatgttTCTAGTAATAAGCTTAGATTGGGAACTACTAACACTAACATACATATCTGGGGCATTTACTGGTTATGAAATGTAAATGATTACTTTTCTGTTAAAGAGTAATACTCAAGGGAAGACTTATTGCCATTTTTTCCTATTACGAATATGTTCTAATTTCATCCAATGGCATAAAACTGTTAACAGAGTATTATCTGCAACCTACTCAACAGCTAATCTTAAAATCAAATTATCTACAAAGTATGAACTaacctttaagatttaaaaaaatatggtatcaataaatatttgcctaatGTAGGcaatacttaaaatatatcctgaaaCAGATTCATTCATTATCATAAGGTGGGTTTCCCTATTcgatttaaatataagaaatttatgTTTTACCTTTGTAACATTTTCTAGCTTTACTGCCTttccctgatttaaaaaaaaaaaaaaaaaaaaaaaatcaaaacccctTAGGTAGGCTGGGAAACACAAGTTCATTTTCTGAATAGACACTAAATATTAGCTAGAAATTAGAGTCTGAGTCACTttcatttgaatatatatttatttagaatgcaACACTAACAGCATGATGATGAACTGTCACAAATCTGTACCAAGAAGCACACAATCTTAAAATGTGTTGTTTTTCACACGTAATTTAAGtatagcattattattatttggtacTAGACTTAAAGACGACATTTAGATTCTTCAGCTTTGGAGCATTTAGTAACATCAAAATGATTGTCTagtcaggcagaggaaagaaactcaaaagcagtttctttttcttctgccagTTCCTTTGCAGTAAGATCCATCTTCTCACGTGAGAAATCATTAATAGGGAGACCTTCAACAAACTTCCAGGTCTTATTCTGtttgaaaataattgcaaataagAGATTTACAATTAAACTAGAGCTGATCTTCCAGCAAGCAACAACTTAGCTTGAACTTGTATCTAGACGTATACCTGTTTTAAGTCTGATTCTAAAGAAGTAAATCAAAATCCAGAtcttaattaacaaataattctGATTAAAAACTTAACACTTGAACTTGAAACCCaccaaatcttaaaaaaatctttaaaagctaTTAACTTCAGCACAATATActttggtttctcttcagatcatataaattTTTAGCCTTTTactaaaaaagagcaaaaataccAAGAACCATtgctttatttagaaataagataGTATTTATAGGTCTCTAATACTAGcagcataaaaatataatgtgtgtAGTGGGAAGAGTTGAATCTTCCTTTCCAAATTAATTTCAATCTTTTAATGATATGAAGTTGTAATACACACAATTTTAAAGCTTGAAAAAAAGGTTTAATTTAGTAAAGGAACATCCTTCTAGACTATGTATAccattcttaagaaaaatatataactactTTCCCACAGAAGGGAAATAACTCCAAAATACACCTTACCTTGATTACGACAGGGAATGAGTAGAGCAGATCATCGGGAACACCATAGGAGTTGCCATCAGAGATAACACCCATGGATACAAACTCTCCCTAAAAATAACAATGTTTTACATTCTTATGGTGCAGAGGGATTGCTTTATACAACCAGCACATGAACTGACATAAATCAAACCAGGTCGACATTTTCTTACTATGTGCACAACTTCATTATTGTATAAGGAATTGTCACCAGCACCAGGCACTTCCATGACAAGACAACTTTAAtggatattatttcattccattgttcCAAATCTTATGTGAAATAGGCCAAAGAAacttaattctcattttaaaatgaagaagctGTGGCCCAATATCagtcttaagaagaaaaaaggtcaCCCCCaccatgtgtcaggcattatattgtatatttccatatataatctcatttaaccttcaacAACCCTGTGTGGTAAATGTCATGTAAAAGATGACAATAGctcaaaaaggttaagaaactgCCAAGGTTACTCAACTAGTAGGCAGCTGAACTGGGAAATGAACCTAATCCAACTGTTAAGGCTATGCTCTTTTTACATTATAGCATCAGGGGACAAAAATCAAAAAGAGTGACCTGTAAATCACTGAGTCCTCACCTCTGGGGTTCCAAACCAGATGTCCCTGACGTGGTCAGCGATGGCTTTCGCAGCAGACATTGCACTGGATAGTTTTCGAGCCTTGATGACAGCAGCACCACGCTGCTGCACAGTCTGGGATGGGGCAGGCAAAGGTAGCAGTATTACTTGACAATGACAGCAAAATTTTCATCAATTCCAAGTTGACCCCGAGGTGAATGGCTGCTACCACTTAATGTGTACCCAGTGCTGGCCCCACTCACCTAATTCAGTTATAAGCACCAGtctttttgaaaagagaaaactacacaTCCCCATAGAACATTCTCCATACTTCACACAAAGAAATGGACCTTGTTATAAAGATAACCAGATGACTAGAGGGTACTCTAGTTTTTCCCACTTTGACAATCAATCTCAACTGCTGATCAGATCGGATCATGACTGGCTTAGTACGATCACAGAAGAAAGTACACCACCATCAGAGAGATTGGGAAAGGCCTGCTCTTCTTGAGGTTTCCCCTCACACCCCTGGGAAAGACACACAGATCAGAAAATGTTATGTGTCTCACAAGAGTTCTTTATGCTTGGCTGGTAAGGGGGCTCACAGATTTTTCTTACCGTGATGAATTCTCCCTTGAGCCAGCTGTCATCTTTCAGAGCTTCATAAACACCAACTTCCTTTCCTTGCAACTTCACCTTGGCATGGTTGACATCGGGATACTGAGTCGAGGAATGGTTTCCCCAGATAATGACGTTCTTTACATCATCAGCAGTCACACCAAGTTTAAGAGCAATCtagttaaatttaaaacaaatacattacttagaaaaatgcttttcatttccAATTGTGACCTATTTAACAAATGTCCTTAAGTAAAGATAAAAAGCTTCTGAAACTTCAAGAGAACACAAAAGCTATAAAGAGCATCCTATAGTTTGATTAACTTATTAGTAGTACAGTAGGTTATCCAATGTAAAACATCAACCAAGAGATTAATATTGCTTGAAGACATAAATACCATCTTTGTTTCAGTATTAATGCTTACTTGGAGATGTTTCCTCAGTACTTCTGAGCAATCAGGTATTTAGGTACTTTCTCCATATTTAGgtgaaatttttattatgtaccatatacaaattaattttcaaataattctacATATGAAATTTTGGAGTTGGATGGGACTCAGATTACCAAAGTATgagtgttctcattttatagattagggaACTAAAGGAAAGaggtgtgtatacatacacacacacacaagtataaCAGATGTAACCATCTCTAGCTGTAGGTTCAGAAAGCAATTTATGATTCTACAATACCTTGCAATCACATGTAGTACAGTAGCCACAAAAAGGGTTAGAAAGTTATgtcttgaaatatttaattaaaataaaatcagcttGTTTATTCTGTTATTTGTCTGATAAGTTTCTGTGCAGAAAAGAAGTAAGTTACAGTTTGGTATATACATAATTTGTTCCTAAGTAGAAAGCAGAATTTATGATGTGGAAGggaatgtggaaaaaaatttttaagaagtagATTTGTCAGTGACAATgtgggtaatttttcttttctttgtgtaacagtaagaatgggagaaaaaattagttgtgccagagcacaaataaataaaaacagcactACACCAAAGTTCTATGTGAACATTTACCATATAGTGACTTAGATGTATGTTGCAGGtcttaaactgaattttaaaaagccaatctcaaaaagttccttactgcatgattccatttttgtaatgttctcaaaatgacaaaattataggaGGGGAGCAGACAGATGGTTGTCAGGGCTTAGCGAAGGACAGGGAGGTGCAACTATAAAGGGAGAGTTATGAAAGAGCTCTTTTGTGGGTGGTGGAGAAAATCTGTACCTTGATTATGATGGTAGTTATAggaatctataaatgtgattaaaTGTCATAGAATCGTTCACAAAGACATATAAAAAACGAGTGAATATAAAAACTGGTCACATCTGAGTAAGTTTAGTTAATAGCATTGTGTATAGTTTAGTCAAAATCAACCCTGGTTTTGATAATGCTCTATAGTTCTATAACATGCCACCAATGGAAGAAGGTGGGGATGGGTACATGGGACTTCTCCTGTGCTATGTTTGCAACTTCTTctgagtctataattatttcaaaataaaaagtaaaaaacaaaacaaaacaattaaccaaccaaccaaccaatcaaaaaggataaagatggaaaaaaggCAGCTAAAGTGTTTGCAATGACTTGACTGGCCTTCACACTAATTTATTCAGTTAAGTAAGGAGTCAATTGTCTTTATTTTCACTCTGACCCTTAAACCAGTTGAGATTCATTTCTTAAATCCTAAAACAGATGatctaaaaaattaattaaaaaaattatgtttgtgaCGTTTTTAAATCACCTCTGACTTAATCCCTGTTTCATATAGAGTCTTGCAAGTATTAGGACTATTAACTATAATATCAGATGGTTGGTTTCTGGGGTATCCAGCTATTAATCTGCTTAGCCTATGCGGTAGAGTGGCATGCTGTTCAATGCATACCATTTTCTTATCTGAAAGGACTTAGGAAAAACTGCACTTATACTTAcatttatacttatatatatttagctACCAttgtagagaaaaaagaaaatttataccTTGGGCAAATAACCCAAGATGTATATTACAAAGAATTTAGAGCCAATAACTCTTCTGAATGTCAGCTTCAATTGCTCCAAAGTACAATGAAGACAAAATGCCTCCAGGCCTCTCCTCCCTGAGGCCTCCTTGGCTCCCTTTACTTCCTTTGTTCTTGTCGCATACCTCCTCTTGCTCCTTTGATCTCTTGAGCTAATCTACTTCTGCCTGAATAGCAAAGGCCAGGTACTTTGCACTCAGCAGATGTAATTTCTGAATATCATTCCTGTCAGAGGTAGTCTAAATTAACACATATCTGTTAATTGCTCCCTTAGATACTCATATCTGTCATATAGATTTGTTAAAGTTTCTTCCCTCAGTAATTTTCTTCCCCCTGATACCAGCTAACTGGTATCATTGTCAGATTACCTTGTCAGTAGACATATATACAGCTTTGGTTTACAAATGTAGAGGGGAGTTCTACAGATGATAAAACAGTTACTAAGTAACTAAGGTCTCTGAATTTCAACAAATTATGTAAGACTAGTGACCTTTCCTGTAAGACAACTTATCTTTGGGCTTGTTATTTTTCTCACTGGATAAACTTCTGTTAGAGGAAGAAACTGCTTTGAAAACTTCCTAAAAGCTCTGTGTCAGATTGACCTGCTGAAAAAGTAACTAACCAAGGGCTTGTAAGAAACAAAGTACATGTGCCAAATGTGATGGTTAAAGTTTGATGAGACTGCTTCTTTCTCCTCGCTTTGCTTATTCAGACTTTTGCCCCCATAAGGAAAACTGTTTCAGGCACTGGAACAAACTGTCACTTAGTGGTATCTCTGGAAGCAGAATTTTCCAAAGCCTGCCTTCACCAAGGCCTCAGGTGAAGCAGCAAAGAAGGAGGTTTGTCAGAGTCCTCATTGTACCTCTTTCTCCCTAGGAACTAAATAAGTAACCATTTGGTAATCCAGAGTTTACAACTGCAACATGTATGGTATCTTTTCCTTTATAAGGGCCCCATAGT from Eulemur rufifrons isolate Redbay chromosome 19, OSU_ERuf_1, whole genome shotgun sequence includes these protein-coding regions:
- the MDH1 gene encoding malate dehydrogenase, cytoplasmic isoform X2, with amino-acid sequence MPRREGMERKDLLKANVKIFKSQGAALEKYAKKSVKVIVVGNPANTNCLTASKSAPSIPKENFSCLTRLDHNRAKSQIALKLGVTADDVKNVIIWGNHSSTQYPDVNHAKVKLQGKEVGVYEALKDDSWLKGEFITTVQQRGAAVIKARKLSSAMSAAKAIADHVRDIWFGTPEGEFVSMGVISDGNSYGVPDDLLYSFPVVIKNKTWKFVEGLPINDFSREKMDLTAKELAEEKETAFEFLSSA
- the MDH1 gene encoding malate dehydrogenase, cytoplasmic isoform X1, which produces MSEPIRVLVTGAAGQIAYSLLYSIGNGSVFGKDQPIILVLLDITPMMGVLDGVLMELQDCALPLLKDVIATDKEEVAFKDLDVAILVGSMPRREGMERKDLLKANVKIFKSQGAALEKYAKKSVKVIVVGNPANTNCLTASKSAPSIPKENFSCLTRLDHNRAKSQIALKLGVTADDVKNVIIWGNHSSTQYPDVNHAKVKLQGKEVGVYEALKDDSWLKGEFITTVQQRGAAVIKARKLSSAMSAAKAIADHVRDIWFGTPEGEFVSMGVISDGNSYGVPDDLLYSFPVVIKNKTWKFVEGLPINDFSREKMDLTAKELAEEKETAFEFLSSA